TGACCCAAGGCCGCTGCCAAAAATGAACATTAATCCTGATATAAAAGATTTATTCCAATTCAAATACAGTGATTTTACATTAACCGACTATGATCCTCATCCCCATATCAAAGGAGCGGTGGCAGTATGATTTCAATGATATGGGCTATGGGCCGCAACAACGCCCTTGGATGTAAAAACAGAATGCCCTGGTACATTCCCGCAGATTTTGCATATTTCAAAAAAGTTACAATGGGAAAACCGGTCATTATGGGGAGAAAAACTTTTGAATCTATCGGTAAACCTTTACCGGGCAGAAAGAACATAGTAATTACTCGAGACACAGGATATGATCCACAAGGCTGTATTGTGGTTAATTCTATAGAAAAAGCCATGGAGTATACAGAAGAAAAGGAAGTCTTTATAATAGGGGGAGCAGAAATATACAAAGAATTTCTTCCTATTGCAGACAGACTATATATAACTCTGATAGAAAAAGAGTTTGAAGCGGATGCATTTTTCCCGGAAATAGACTATAGTAAGTGGAAGCAGATATCCTGCGAAACAGGAATCAAGGATGAAAAAAATCCATATGAGTATAAGTGGTTGGTATACGAAAGAGTTAAACAATAAGGTAAATAAGAATGTATAAAAATGTTGACAGAGTGAAGAAATTTTGTTATCATATTTATGCAAAACAAGAAGAAGTCTTTCCACTTCTCACCTGTGCGGACAATGATTTGCCGGGTAAATATCGGTTTTGAACATATTTATATGTAATAGCTGAGATTTGAGATTATTAGTGGATACTTGCTTCTATCCACTTTTTTTATTGTTTAAATATTATATGGACTCGAAGAGAATCTTCTTGCCTGTTAAATGCGGAGGTGTCAGTTATTAGCAAAAACGAATTAATGATCAATGAGGAAATAAGGGACAAAGAAGTTAGACTTATTGATGCTGATGGTACTATGATAGGTATATTAGCAACTAAGGAAGCCCAAAAACTTGCGAATTCAAAAAACCTTGACCTGGTAAAGATTGCTCCACAGGGAGTACCGCCGGTCTGTAAAATAATGGACTATGGTAAATATTTGTTTGAACTTGCCAAGAAAGAGAAGGAAGCAAGGAAAAATCAGAAGATCATAAGCATAAAAGAAGTTAGATTTTCCCCTTCTATTGAAAACCATGACTTTGAATTCAAAGTTAAGAATGCATATAAGTTCTTAAAGGATGGAGATAAGGTTAAGGTTTCCGTTAAATTTAGGGGAAGGGAAATGCATTACACCTCAATAGGCAACCAAATTCTCGACAAGTTTGCAGAAGCAGTAAAAGATGTTGGAACAGTTGAGAGAAGACCAAAACTTGAAGGCAAAAGTATGATAATGATACTTAATCCAAAGCAGTAGGATAGGAGGAGAATGATATGCCAAAGTTAAAGACACATAGTGCATCTAAAAAAAGATTTAGAGTTACAGCTACAGGTAAGATTAAAAGAGGCCAGGCTTGGAGAAACCACAGGCTTATATCAAAGTCTAGGAAGGCTAAAAAGCATCATAGATTAGGTGCATACGTTTCAGCTGCACAAGAAGCTACTATCAAAAAACTTATTCCATATAAATAGAAGGAGGACGAAGGTTTATGGCAAGAGTTAAAGGTGCGGTTAGAACCCGTGCAAGACATAAAAAGATACTAAAGCTTGCAAAAGGATATTTTGGTGCAAAGAGCAAGTTGTTTAGAATGGCAAACCAAGCTGTAATGAAATCCTTGAACTATGCTTACAACGATAGAAGAGCAAAGAAGAGAGATTTCAGAAAGCTTTGGATCGCAAGAATTAACGCTGCTGCAAGAATAAACGGTTTAACATATAGCAGATTTATCAGCGGTTTAAGGAAATCAGGAATAGAACTTAATAGAAAAGTTCTTGCTGATTTGGCAGTTAACGATGCAGCTGCATTTGCACAGCTGGCAGAGACTGCTAAAGCTGCCAAATAATAAGTTTAAATATAATGCAGTACTTAAAAGGAGTCCTTACAGGGCTCCTTTATTTGGCTTCACTGATTACCGCAAAGTTATGTTTGAAAGGAGAATCAAAGATGGACAGAGTAGTATTTCTAGTGGATATGAACGCATTTTT
This genomic stretch from Ruminiclostridium cellulolyticum H10 harbors:
- a CDS encoding dihydrofolate reductase; translated protein: MISMIWAMGRNNALGCKNRMPWYIPADFAYFKKVTMGKPVIMGRKTFESIGKPLPGRKNIVITRDTGYDPQGCIVVNSIEKAMEYTEEKEVFIIGGAEIYKEFLPIADRLYITLIEKEFEADAFFPEIDYSKWKQISCETGIKDEKNPYEYKWLVYERVKQ
- the infC gene encoding translation initiation factor IF-3, translated to MINEEIRDKEVRLIDADGTMIGILATKEAQKLANSKNLDLVKIAPQGVPPVCKIMDYGKYLFELAKKEKEARKNQKIISIKEVRFSPSIENHDFEFKVKNAYKFLKDGDKVKVSVKFRGREMHYTSIGNQILDKFAEAVKDVGTVERRPKLEGKSMIMILNPKQ
- the rpmI gene encoding 50S ribosomal protein L35, with product MPKLKTHSASKKRFRVTATGKIKRGQAWRNHRLISKSRKAKKHHRLGAYVSAAQEATIKKLIPYK
- the rplT gene encoding 50S ribosomal protein L20; this encodes MARVKGAVRTRARHKKILKLAKGYFGAKSKLFRMANQAVMKSLNYAYNDRRAKKRDFRKLWIARINAAARINGLTYSRFISGLRKSGIELNRKVLADLAVNDAAAFAQLAETAKAAK